In a genomic window of Brettanomyces nanus chromosome 1, complete sequence:
- a CDS encoding uncharacterized protein (EggNog:ENOG41): MTQMTKADEKDGEMNGRSLLENLNSDVELYHKKVLLKRMIERNLEKERETQENVIPHEESKDAGEEMEGVQDATVPAEEVKEISREINDISEEVTTIKNTAEEAVKAASKADEDKHAADKHAAGNKEADDENADNQNGNENENGNNGNENVNADSQTPADQPHSSSDYKKRRGVTIPWSKTEDDAIVYYKEEMKYSWKRIEELLKHRHSWQAIQMRYLRNHKSRNEEWSRYMEIKLINNIRKDWENRWRRISADLGKDFSVERCMNKNIEICKKMEIPYYSSVFENKDITQGYENPFHDIKDPEQHKKLMLVYMGLDSISYEDAEEPGAKEE, encoded by the coding sequence ATGACACAGATGACAAAGGCAGACGAAAAGGACGGAGAAATGAATGGTCGTAGTTTACTTGAAAATCTAAACAGTGACGTTGAGTTGTATCACAAGAAAGTTCTACTCAAGCGGATGATTGAGCGGAACTTGGAAAAGGAGCGGGAGACCCAGGAAAATGTGATCCCCCATGAGGAATCTAAAGATGCgggagaagaaatggaggGTGTACAAGATGCCACTGTGCCGGCTGAAGAGGTTAAGGAAATCTCCAGAGAGATTAATGACATTTCTGAGGAAGTGACAACGATTAAAAATACAGCAGAAGAGGCGGTAAAAGCTGCCAGTAAGGCAGATGAGGATAAACATGCTGCGGATAAACATGCTGCGGGAAACAAGGAGGcggatgatgaaaatgcGGATAATCAGAACGGGAACGAGAATGAGAACGGGAACAACGGGAACGAGAATGTGAACGCGGACTCACAGACCCCAGCAGATCAACCACACTCGTCTTCCGATtacaaaaaaagaagaggagttaCAATTCCGTGGAGcaaaacagaagatgacgCGATAGTGTActacaaagaagaaatgaaataCTCTTGGAAACGGATCGAAGAACTATTGAAGCATCGACATTCATGGCAGGCAATTCAAATGCGGTACTTGAGAAATCATAAGTCGCGTAACGAAGAATGGTCGCGATACATGGAAATTAAATTGATCAATAATATTCGAAAGGACTGGGAAAACCGATGGAGAAGAATCAGCGCGGATCTGGGAAAGGACTTCAGTGTGGAGAGATGTATGAATAAGAATATTGAGATATGtaagaagatggagattCCGTACTATTCGAGTGTCTTCGAGAACAAGGATATTACTCAAGGATACGAGAACCCTTTCCACGATATCAAGGATCCCGAGCAGCATAAAAAATTGATGTTGGTGTATATGGGATTGGATTCGATCAGTTATGAGGATGCAGAAGAGCCTGGCGCAAAGGAGGAATAG
- a CDS encoding uncharacterized protein (BUSCO:EOG093429DR~CAZy:GT4), producing MPNIAFIHPDLGIGGAERLVVDAAMALKTQPNDSANSVSIFTSHCDPDHCFEEVSRGEFDLHVYGDYLPTNVAGKLSIVFAFLRQLYLVLKMIFLGELGQYDLIVVDQLAYCIPLLHLLKRHDAKILFYCHFPDKLLASHNGFLRSLYRAVFDSIEEWTTCKADKIVVNSEFTRKTVLNQFHSLANEALDVVYPCVPSAIDIDNKSVIEAAKLVQKSPFFLSINRFERKKHIELAVQSYALYVSQTGDSSQKLVISGGYDDRIAENVSYLKDLEQLCDHHKLSHFTSFNGDLSNESVQVLFLPSISTNLKNALLLSTDLLMYTPSYEHFGIVPLEAMRLGKLVLADNTGGPLETVVNYFDHRDTYTGFTVEADVEKWSDILELIKGFSDNELQEVSLRNKQRIQDHFSFLALRKSLYKAIDTCEPKAFVYEKFLPYVVIASILTIAVYIANQ from the coding sequence ATGCCTAATATTGCTTTCATACACCCAGATTTGGGAATTGGAGGTGCAGAGAGATTGGTTGTAGATGCTGCTATGGCTCTCAAGACCCAGCCAAACGACTCTGCCAACTCCGTATCTATCTTCACGTCACATTGTGATCCTGACCATTGCTTCGAAGAAGTGTCCCGTGGCGAGTTTGACTTACATGTTTACGGCGATTACTTACCAACTAACGTTGCTGGAAAACTTAGCATTGTTTTTGCTTTTCTTAGGCAACTTTACTTGGtcctgaagatgatatttCTCGGAGAATTGGGCCAATATGACTTGATAGTCGTCGATCAATTGGCCTATTGCATTCCATTGTTGCACCTACTCAAACGCCATGATGCCAAGATCCTATTCTATTGCCATTTTCCTGATAAATTACTTGCATCTCACAATGGTTTCCTTCGAAGTCTCTATAGAGCTGTCTTTGATTCCATCGAGGAGTGGACTACTTGTAAAGCAGACAAGATCGTAGTAAATTCCGAATTTACTCGCAAAACCGTTCTTAACCAGTTCCATAGCCTTGCAAATGAGGCATTGGATGTTGTGTATCCCTGTGTTCCTTCCGCTATTGATATAGACAACAAGTCAGTCATTGAGGCCGCCAAACTTGTTCAAAaatctcctttctttctctccatcaATAGGTTCGAACGCAAAAAGCATATCGAATTGGCTGTTCAATCATACGCTCTTTATGTGTCTCAGACCGGTGATTCGAGCCAGAAACTTGTGATTTCAGGCGGCTATGATGACAGAATCGCCGAAAACGTAAGttatttgaaggatttggagCAGCTTTGTGACCACCACAAACTTTCTCATTTCACCAGCTTCAACGGGGACCTTTCAAATGAGTCTGTTCAGGTTTTATTCCTTCCCTCAATTTCTACAAATCTTAAGAATGCTCTTCTCTTGAGTACGGACCTTCTTATGTACACCCCATCCTACGAGCATTTCGGTATTGTTCCATTGGAGGCCATGAGACTAGGTAAATTGGTTCTAGCTGATAACACCGGAGGGCCTTTGGAAACTGTAGTCAACTATTTCGACCACAGAGACACATATACTGGCTTTACGGTGGAAGCAGACGTCGAAAAATGGAGCGATATTCTTGAGTTGATCAAGGGATTCTCCGATAACGAGCTGCAAGAGGTGTCTCTCAGAAATAAACAAAGAATCCAGGatcatttctctttcttagCACTGCGAAAATCCCTTTATAAGGCTATCGACACCTGTGAGCCAAAAGCTTTTGTCTACGAGAAGTTTCTTCCCTACGTGGTAATTGCGTCCATTTTAACCATAGCGGTTTATATAGCCAACCAATAA
- a CDS encoding uncharacterized protein (BUSCO:EOG093413X9), whose amino-acid sequence MSKKASSNAGHQHGHQAFSEFMEQANNSTTSLISRRNFYLGANESTDSVSSDCAKEPSDSSNGSGAQGDLQNPPNLQNPQNLRDPRDPRDSQNLLFFPLPSPMPPQDSSDSGSPSGSASGPRSRSSSRSLSCSPSDYESTPEVFPLNRLITKGFSVAQNNARHSAERQQNENEAILFTTKSPQSYSYALLSPNSLALRLKVLKRSLEILLERPEWLSGASPIAPTTAATTTSPMSIMPPIVPVASASSTGSPSYGSIPLHMSPSFIRRASTTVNVMDNVMKLEQTATGSCQATPLAQLPPLTTVAPSASLAPLSPLTSVRPATASPVLGSIPVDKHLLEDLKQITHFLEHGTEPHITQDQAARMINLHNLSLSNADVSKKTNLRIQLLHALATPFEERSSVSNYVGGIPMLHSTTSTIGLSTLEGAANTSYNRKMSVSSMNSTGTTGTTGTVGTMGTTGTLNATVGNAGRQFHSSSAGKTKSPKAIFTCELESPWKLLNSNDLACLVFGISRNFVKSLTLMDLIAPRSRNLVFSRLQRHTEQVFSGEVIAIKRNKYDMAWTSLWAKRKDDFTVLIFEQVPCDSLDIVIERDASPGAVVRHQFIVTSAKSSSTLFGRKYTGLHLDEFLPTVSSLMNSDNVPEEYRCLLAGQREVELINKVRYFTIQVDHEYAPCAVTSEELDPDEDDTLEMRLNIHSLPYIAGSFVISSNGYKVVSFNEAIAKNLFGHADFQGRSIDCVIPGFSRLLDKAINDNPGLSYDEGIVLPEHYWRKMAAYNQGKSDTEREIMFLRSTGLDGCHNDGHIIKIDVQMRLIDKDYFILWVTYCRAITGTAAPTTNTINTTTSATATSQVGSSNIDDISKKLGKLNIDNTSSQYDAVNVPSQLPLFPEVAGNLNSTDMSRSSTSETVASETPNHRTTHSTTTTNTASSSSIDLGTESSTTTESSTNNMSSSLSVAEAEAANAAEFKLQHLLTQSELLSLENVQIVDISNHSKYFPTEIGKERRTKKVTDFHVVKNLGQGAYGKVVVAVHNGDPYYKIVLKAIFKERILVDTWVRDKNLGTIPSEIQILNAIHKDLHPNIMRIVDFFEDDNCYYLETLQHGDPPAVDLFDLIEVKTDMTELECKYIYFQCCSALAHLHKHNIVHRDIKDENIIVDKDFVVKLIDFGSAAYTKDGPFGVFVGTIDYAAPEVLNGKPYGGKPQDVWAMGVLLYTLVFKENPFCSVDEILEGNLSFPRFHDISEDCTDLIKSILIEDVNDRPTMKQILKSKWLQGMQ is encoded by the exons ATGA GCAAAAAGGCGTCATCCAACGCAGGTCATCAGCATGGCCACCAGGCATTCTCGGAGTTTATGGAGCAGGCTAACAATTCCACTACCAGTCTGATTAGTCGACGTAATTTCTACTTGGGCGCTAACGAGAGCACGGACAGTGTCTCCAGTGATTGCGCCAAGGAGCCCAGcgattcttcaaatgggTCCGGTGCACAAGGCGATCTCCAGAACCCCCCAAACCTCCAGAACCCCCAGAATCTACGGGACCCACGGGACCCACGGGACTCTCAGAACCTTTTGTTCTTTCCGCTTCCGTCTCCCATGCCACCACAGGATTCTTCAGATTCGGGGTCTCCATCTGGGTCAGCATCGGGACCTCGATCGAGATCGTCATCACGATCCTTATCCTGCTCTCCCTCGGACTACGAAAGTACCCCAGAAGTCTTTCCCTTGAACAGACTTATCACAAAAGGGTTTTCAGTGGCCCAGAATAACGCCAGACATAGCGCTGAGCGCCAACagaatgaaaatgaagCCATTCTATTTACCACCAAATCACCACAATCCTATTCTTATGCACTATTATCGCCTAATTCGCTCGCACTTCGTCTTAAGGTCCTCAAACGGTCTCttgaaattcttctggaacGACCCGAGTGGCTGAGTGGGGCTTCTCCTATAGCACCTACAACAGCTGCAACTACTACGAGTCCTATGTCTATAATGCCCCCTATAGTTCCGGTCGCATCTGCTTCCTCTACTGGCTCGCCTTCTTATGGCTCTATCCCACTACACATGTCCCCCTCTTTTATTCGTCGTGCATCTACAACAGTCAACGTCATGGACAATGTGATGAAGCTTGAGCAAACAGCGACAGGTTCTTGTCAGGCAACTCCATTGGCTCAGTTGCCTCCGTTGACTACGGTGGCTCCATCGGCTTCATTGGCTCCATTGTCTCCATTGACATCGGTGAGGCCAGCCACTGCATCTCCTGTACTAGGCTCTATACCAGTCGACAAGCATCTTTTGGAAGATCTCAAACAGATTACTCATTTTCTTGAGCACGGCACAGAACCGCATATTACCCAGGATCAAGCCGCCAGGATGATTAATCTTCATAATCTCTCACTTTCGAATGCTGACGTCTCGAAGAAAACCAACCTTCGTATACAGCTTCTCCACGCTTTGGCTACTCCATTCGAAGAGCgttcttctgtttctaATTATGTGGGCGGGATCCCTATGCTGCACTCGACAACTAGTACAATTGGTCTTTCCACATTGGAGGGAGCAGCTAACACTTCATACAACCGCAAAATGTCTGTTTCCTCAATGAATTCTACCGGCACCACAGGCACTACAGGAACGGTAGGGACCATGGGTACTACAGGCACGCTTAATGCCACCGTTGGAAATGCTGGGCGCCAGTttcattcatcttctgcGGGAAAAACCAAGTCTCCGAAGGCCATTTTTACCTGCGAGCTTGAGTCTCCCTGGAAGCTTCTGAATTCCAACGATTTAGCATGTCTCGTGTTCGGGATCTCTCGAAACTTTGTCAAATCTCTAACACTAATGGACTTGATTGCTCCTCGGTCTCGAAACCTTGTTTTCAGCAGGCTTCAGCGCCATACCGAGCAGGTTTTTTCCGGCGAGGTTATAGCCATAAAGCGAAACAAATATGATATGGCCTGGACTTCGCTATGGGCCAAACGTAAAGATGATTTTACAGTTTTAATCTTTGAGCAGGTTCCCTGTGATTCTTTGGACATTGTCATCGAACGGGATGCATCACCTGGTGCTGTTGTACGCCATCAATTTATTGTCACTTCTGccaaatcttcatcaacattATTTGGACGTAAATACACGGGACTTCATCTTGATGAGTTTTTGCCTACTGTCTCCTCACTAATGAATAGTGACAATGTTCCCGAAGAGTATAGATGTCTTCTTGCAGGTCAAAGAGAGGTGGAACTGATTAATAAGGTAAGATACTTTACCATTCAAGTCGATCATGAATATGCACCTTGTGCCGTAACGTCCGAGGAACTCGATCccgatgaagatgacaCATTAGAGATGCGTTTAAACATACACTCTCTTCCATATATCGCTGGAAGTTTTGttatctcttccaatggCTACAAAGTTGTCAGTTTTAACGAGGCTATAGCCAAGAACTTATTTGGCCATGCCGACTTCCAGGGCCGATCGATCGATTGTGTGATTCCAGGATTTTCTCGCTTACTTGACAAGGCCATTAATGATAATCCAGGGCTTTCATATGATGAGGGAATTGTTCTTCCAGAACATTACTGGAGAAAGATGGCTGCGTACAATCAGGGTAAGTCAGATactgaaagagaaataatGTTTTTGCGATCCACAGGATTGGATGGCTGCCATAACGATGGACATATCATCAAGATAGATGTTCAAATGAGATTAATAGACAAAGATTATTTCATATTGTGGGTGACATATTGCCGTGCTATCACGGGAACAGCTGCCCCTACCACAAACACTATTAATACTACCACATCCGCCACAGCGACGTCACAAGTGGGTTCATCGAACATTGATGATATCTCAAAGAAGCTCGGAAAACTCAACATTGATAATACTTCGTCACAGTATGATGCTGTCAATGTTCCATCACAGCTTCCTCTCTTCCCAGAGGTGGCGGGAAACCTCAATAGTACAGACATGAGTCGCTCTAGTACTTCAGAGACAGTTGCTTCTGAAACGCCGAATCACAGAACAACTCATTCCACAACAACTACCAATACAGCATCATCGTCTTCGATAGATTTGGGCACGGAAAGCTCCACTACAACGGAATCAAGCACCAATAAtatgtcttcttctttatctgtCGCAGAAGCAGAGGCTGCAAATGCTGCAGAGTTCAAACTCCAACATCTTCTCACTCAGAGTGAGCTTTTATCCCTTGAAAACGTGCAGATAGTTGATATTTCCAATCATTCGAAGTATTTTCCAACTGAGATTGGCAAGGAACGCCGTACTAAGAAGGTGACGGACTTTCACGTAGTGAAGAATTTAGGTCAAGGTGCCTATGGTAAAGTGGTGGTGGCCGTACACAACGGAGACCCCTACTATAAGATCGTTCTTAAAGctattttcaaagagaggATTTTGGTGGATACGTGGGTGAGGGATAAAAATCTGGGTACAATTCCCAGTGAGATTCAGATTCTCAATGCCATTCATAAAGATTTACATCCCAATATTATGCGCATTGTCGACTTCTTTGAGGATGATAACTGTTACTACTTAGAGACTCTTCAGCATGGAGATCCTCCGGCAGTAGATTTATTTGATTTGATCGAGGTTAAGACAGATATGACTGAACTGGAGTGCAAATACATATATTTTCAGTGCTGCTCTGCCCTGGCTCATCTTCACAAACACAATATAGTTCACAGAGATATTAAAGACGAGAATATCATAGTCGATAAGGATTTCGTGGTGAAGTTGATTGACTTTGGTTCGGCTGCGTACACTAAGGATGGTCCATTTGGTGTTTTTGTTGGTACCATTGATTATGCCGCACCGGAGGTGTTGAACGGTAAACCTTATGGTGGTAAACCACAAGATGTCTGGGCTATGGGTGTACTACTCTACACTCTTGTGTTCAAAGAGAATCCTTTCTGCAGCGTGGATGAGATCTTGGAAGGTAATTTAAGTTTTCCAAGATTTCATGATATCAGTGAGGACTGCACAGACTTGATTAAATCCATCTTAATCGAGGATGTTAACGATAGACCTACTATGAAACAGATCTTGAAGAGTAAGTGGTTACAGGGAATGCAGTAG
- the LYS9 gene encoding saccharopine dehydrogenase (NADP+, L-glutamate-forming) (BUSCO:EOG09341UES), with protein MVKKVLLLGSGFVAQPTIDILSKEPDVELTVGCRHIEAAKKLAHDNDKTVAVDASNQEELNKVVAQYDLAISLIPYIYHVNVVKAGIKGHTDVVTTSYISDAMKALEPEIKKSGIVVMNEIGLDPGIDHLYAIKAIHEAHAKGGKVTSFISFCGGLPAPEDSDNPLGYKFSWSARGVLLALQHTAHYYKDGKLVEVPAKELMSSAKPYFLYPGYSFVCYPNRDSTKYRDLYKIPEAKTCIRGTLRFQGFCEFVQVLVDLGFLKDDTNPLFQKENAWKDALSQYIGAKSNSADDILAKVDSLTTYKTEEDKERAHDGLKWLGMLGDTKIHARGNALDALCATMEDLMQFGPNERDLVVLQHKFGIEYPDGSKETKTSTLVDYGIPGGYSSMARTVGIPCAVACKLVVKHAGVYAKPGLYAPLTLDVVEPLLEALRNDYGIYLVEKTL; from the coding sequence ATGGTTAAGAAAGTTCTTTTGCTCGGATCAGGATTCGTTGCTCAACCTACCATTGACATTCTCTCGAAGGAGCCAGATGTCGAGCTAACTGTTGGTTGTAGACATATTGAGGCCGCTAAGAAGCTGGCCCACGACAATGACAAGACCGTTGCCGTTGATGCCAGCAACCAGGAGGAGTTGAACAAAGTTGTGGCTCAGTATGATTTGgccatctctttgattccATACATCTACCACGTCAACGTGGTTAAGGCTGGTATCAAAGGTCACACCGATGTTGTCACCACTTCGTACATTTCGGATGCTATGAAGGCATTGGAGCCGGAAATCAAAAAGTCTGGTATCGTTGTGATGAACGAAATCGGCTTGGACCCTGGTATTGACCACTTGTATGCTATCAAAGCCATCCACGAAGCCCATGCTAAAGGTGGAAAAGTGACCTCGTTCATTTCCTTCTGCGGTGGTTTGCCTGCACCAGAGGATTCTGATAATCCTTTGGGTTACAAGTTTTCTTGGTCTGCAAGAGGTGTTTTGCTTGCTTTGCAGCATACGGCTCATTACTACAAAGATGGTAAGTTGGTGGAGGTTCCTGCTAAGGAATTGATGTCCTCTGCAAAGCCTTACTTTCTCTACCCTGGTTATTCATTTGTGTGCTATCCAAACAGAGACTCTACCAAATATCGTGATTTGTACAAGATCCCCGAGGCCAAGACCTGCATTCGTGGCACTTTGAGATTCCAAGGATTTTGTGAGTTTGTTCAGGTTTTAGTTGATTTAGGCTTCCTCAAGGATGACACAAATCCTCTTTTCCAGAAGGAAAACGCTTGGAAGGACGCATTATCACAATATATTGGCGCCAAATCAAACTCTGCAGATGATATATTGGCTAAAGTTGACTCATTAACCACTTACAAGACAGAGGAAGACAAGGAAAGAGCTCACGATGGACTTAAGTGGCTGGGAATGCTTGGAGATACCAAGATTCATGCAAGAGGTAACGCTTTGGACGCTCTATGCGCTACCATGGAAGACTTGATGCAATTCGGTCCTAATGAGAGGGACCTTGTTGTTTTGCAGCACAAATTTGGTATTGAGTATCCTGATGGATCCAAGGAAACCAAGACTTCTACCTTGGTTGACTACGGTATTCCTGGTGGATACTCTTCTATGGCCAGGACTGTCGGTATTCCGTGCGCTGTGGCCTGCAAGTTGGTCGTGAAACATGCCGGTGTGTATGCCAAGCCTGGCTTGTACGCTCCATTGACTCTGGATGTGGTTGAGcctcttctggaagctTTGAGGAATGACTACGGTATTTATTTGGTCGAGAAGACTTTGTAA
- the HOM2 gene encoding aspartate-semialdehyde dehydrogenase (BUSCO:EOG09342IDK) — MPIKMKAGVLGATGSVGQRFILLLSENEQFDAAVLGASSRSAGKKYQDAVVWKQTSLLPGESKDLIVQECKPEFFIGCNVIFSGLDAEYAGPIEKSFVDAGFAVVSNAKNYRRVPSVPLVVPTVNSEHLEVVVNRVKQARSQGLSKPGFEVCISNCSTAGLVVPLKPLQDKFGPIRFVAVTTMQAISGAGFSPGTPGIDILDNVVPYISGEEDKMEWEAKKILCSVNGTGDGFDLLSDDQLTVSAQCNRVAVSDGHTECVSWKFTNRDKVPSLEEVKQCLKDYSCEATELGCPSAPKHAIYVLDEPDRPQPRLDRNRDRGYAVSVGRLREDPIFDFKMTVLSHNTIIGAAGSGILIAELLAKKGVL, encoded by the coding sequence ATGCCAATCAAAATGAAGGCAGGTGTCTTAGGAGCCACAGGTTCTGTTGGCCAAAGATTTATATTACTTCTCTCAGAAAATGAGCAGTTTGATGCAGCTGTGTTAGGAGCATCATCAAGATCTGCCGGAAAAAAATACCAGGATGCTGTTGTTTGGAAACAGACATCGTTGTTACCTGGGGAATCCAAAGATTTGATTGTGCAAGAATGTAAACCCGAGTTTTTCATCGGTTGTAATGTGATTTTCTCTGGTTTAGATGCTGAGTATGCAGGACCGATTGAGAAATCGTTTGTGGATGCTGGCTTTGCCGTTGTTTCCAATGCTAAGAATTACCGAAGAGTTCCTTCGGTGCCTTTAGTTGTTCCTACTGTGAACTCTGAACATTTGGAGGTGGTAGTGAATCGTGTCAAACAGGCGAGAAGTCAGGGATTGTCTAAACCAGGCTTTGAAGTTTGTATTTCCAACTGTTCCACGGCCGGTTTGGTGGTTCCCTTGAAGCCATTACAGGACAAGTTTGGACCAATCAGATTTGTGGCTGTTACCACAATGCAGGCTATTTCAGGTGCCGGATTCTCGCCAGGAACTCCTGGCATTGATATTCTCGATAACGTTGTTCCTTACATCTCTGGAGAGGAAGATAAAATGGAGTGGGAAGCTAAGAAGATTCTTTGTTCGGTCAATGGTACCGGTGATGGATTTGATTTACTTTCGGATGATCAATTAACGGTTTCTGCCCAGTGTAATAGAGTGGCAGTCAGTGATGGCCATACCGAATGCGTTTCGTGGAAGTTTACAAACAGAGATAAGGTTCCTAGTTTAGAAGAGGTTAAACAGTGCTTAAAAGATTATAGCTGTGAAGCCACTGAACTGGGCTGCCCTTCTGCTCCAAAGCATGCCATCTATGTGTTGGATGAGCCAGATAGACCTCAGCCAAGATTGGATCGTAACAGAGATAGAGGATATGCTGTGAGTGTTGGAAGATTAAGAGAAGACCCTATTTTTGACTTTAAGATGACGGTTTTGTCTCATAATACTATCATTGGAGCAGCTGGTTCGGGTATTTTGATAGCTGAATTGTTGGCCAAGAAGGGGGTATTGTAA
- a CDS encoding uncharacterized protein (EggNog:ENOG41) encodes MLVPPDNFALVEDGIYRCSKLDPINHSFVDTLNLKSVVWMDEERPTRLLSQYIEENKIILYHVVDSSILQDDEELGNTKNQDWMVLKPELISRVFQILLDSTHNHNCLLVDKSEVVVGILRHIERWCYSSIANEYRLFSANKANYNVESFLELINVELVPYEEYEDECAVGEAEEEEEGQKKEIDEYESVIPKGVSPISIRRPSFLRRHGSSFTEKSPLQNSLSSSKLSISTSPQIPKNLLKLVEDRKQRKKKEHHHKKHDGSLKEEETPEKIARKDSECIERKRSYSSKTTRYDFYRPKKEFNVINDHNKVLATTIKVRLPKEENLPRWFIELRDAWQRT; translated from the coding sequence ATGCTTGTTCCACCAGACAACTTCGCCCTAGTGGAAGATGGAATATATAGATGCTCGAAACTGGATCCTATAAACCACTCGTTTGTGGATACACTCAATTTAAAATCGGTGGTATGGATGGACGAAGAGAGGCCGACTCGACTTTTGTCTCAgtatattgaagagaacaaaaTCATCTTGTATCACGTGGTGGACTCGAGTATTTTgcaagatgatgaagaattgggAAACACCAAGAACCAGGATTGGATGGTTCTTAAACCGGAGCTGATCTCGAGAGTATTTCAAATCTTATTGGACTCTACACACAACCACAACTGTCTTCTAGTGGATAAGAGTGAAGTGGTGGTAGGAATTTTAAGACACATCGAGCGATGGTGCTACTCGAGTATAGCAAACGAGTATAGGCTTTTTTCGGCTAACAAAGCCAATTACAATGTGGAGAGCTTTTTGGAGTTGATTAACGTGGAATTAGTGCCATACGAGGAGTATGAAGACGAATGTGCAGTaggtgaagcagaagaagaagaagaaggacaaaaaaaggagattgatgaataCGAATCGGTGATACCGAAAGGTGTCTCGCCAATTTCTATCAGAAGACCGTCTTTTCTGAGACGTCACGGGAGTAGTTTTACCGAAAAGTCGCCGCTTCAGAATTCACTAAGTTCCTCAAAGCTTTCGATATCAACATCTCCGCAGATTCCCAAGAATTTGTTAAAATTGGTGGAAGACCGAaaacagagaaagaagaaagagcatcATCATAAGAAACATGATGGTTCActcaaagaggaagaaacgCCAGAGAAGATAGCGAGAAAAGATAGTGAATGTATTGAAAGGAAAAGGTCTTACTCGAGTAAGACCACAAGATATGATTTCTATAGACCGAAAAAGGAGTTCAACGTGATTAATGATCACAACAAGGTACTTGCAACGACTATCAAAGTGAGGTTGCCTAAGGAAGAGAATTTGCCTAGATGGTTTATTGAGTTAAGGGATGCTTGGCAGAGGACTTAG